From the genome of Denticeps clupeoides chromosome 4, fDenClu1.1, whole genome shotgun sequence, one region includes:
- the LOC114788903 gene encoding solute carrier family 25 member 51-like: protein MTAGSAMDGHAKAQQLQGLQHYLCGSVAAFTNIVLTFPLHKAQFRQQLFGIRVCEAVRQLRGDGLKVLYRGLLPPLLQKSCTAALMFGLYEDLSRMLPRTFPVQARSDSADLMLCSLAAVLAGSAEAILTPFERVQTLLQDSRHHGHFRNTPHAFRVLLQEHGPRELYRGLVPILLRNGPSNALFFGLRDPIKHHLPQAKSNVGHLINDFICGGVLGAGLGIIFYPLNVVKSQAQAQVGGEFRSSWSILVMIVREREGKVIRLFRGVHLNYHRSILSWGIINATYELLLKVL, encoded by the coding sequence ATGACTGCTGGCAGTGCCATGGACGGCCACGCCAAGGCCCAGCAGTTACAGGGCTTGCAGCACTACCTGTGTGGCTCCGTGGCAGCCTTCACCAACATCGTGCTGACCTTCCCCCTGCACAAAGCCCAGTTCCGGCAGCAATTGTTCGGCATCCGTGTGTGCGAGGCAGTGCGCCAGCTGCGCGGTGATGGTCTGAAGGTTCTCTACCGAGGGCTGCTGCCTCCGCTGCTGCAGAAAAGCTGTACCGCCGCGCTCATGTTCGGCCTGTATGAGGATCTCTCGCGCATGCTGCCGAGGACGTTTCCAGTGCAGGCTCGCTCAGACAGTGCCGATCTCATGCTTTGTAGCCTGGCGGCTGTGCTGGCAGGCAGTGCTGAAGCCATCCTCACTCCTTTTGAGCGTGTGCAAACCCTCCTGCAGGATTCTCGCCACCATGGCCACTTCCGCAACACCCCGCATGCTTTCCGGGTGCTTCTGCAAGAACACGGTCCCCGGGAGCTTTACCGTGGTTTAGTGCCCATATTGCTGCGCAACGGTCCCAGCAACGCCCTCTTCTTTGGCCTACGAGACCCAATCAAACACCATCTGCCCCAAGCAAAGTCTAATGTGGGCCACCTTATCAATGATTTCATTTGTGGAGGCGTGTTGGGGGCAGGGCTGGGCATCATATTCTATCCACTGAACGTGGTGAAGTCCCAGGCACAGGCCCAGGTGGGTGGAGAGTTCCGCTCCTCATGGTCAATCCTGGTGATGATTGTACGTGAACGGGAAGGAAAGGTGATACGGCTCTTCCGTGGGGTTCACCTCAACTACCACAGATCCATCCTGTCCTGGGGAATAATCAATGCGACTTATGAACTCCTGCTCAAAGTACTCTGA